One region of Chanodichthys erythropterus isolate Z2021 chromosome 17, ASM2448905v1, whole genome shotgun sequence genomic DNA includes:
- the LOC137005455 gene encoding interferon-induced very large GTPase 1-like isoform X1 has translation MEQTGVNTEQREGYEREKDEMKKVCKETDDSVQRDGGTVAADQHLQPEENEPEKIKNLFQRLHLEGRNHNKLRAADVLQITEHSLQSHESCAEEELVQTFLQKLLMMDYRARYINVKDTNKQDPIQQRDTVSSEDEDDIFDYVSPLSNKGTSQSDHIHPMDVQMAVFHCADGFLKQLMVTKLSQCQYALPLLVPDPFTQQIEFPLWTFRQIHKSWKMRNNDNEIISQTQSVYKAQTPMVFFFRFGSVSSSKSQLMNSLINKKHDTFFHRNCPGSSRTRVLMDGVVEIAWFCPSGKNTDKFTDCVAFCNLHGDAGDHEKQLQILTEMSSVNVVLLTRMDRNDRHATKFQNLFKIRKPLICLFTEDESTVTEMKKDKFNIGLKDRNQSDVSEELRRTINDCLSKSSSSFRLEDVSKQSGIRVDEEDDEDCKRGREAAEQIKSLLKKKDLTKIKDSFLPHQGKLWHQWSQKNKELHRPQGDEIVREISRIQTEMKKIREQQHESDISEFMKLFNYQLFSQTKHKNMFFLKWLQVFLDEYTSTDLSALHHKYDEKWSTVVELKKNLAEKPEKLKAEQAELERISEELEAATFGLEHIMREVGQIYESCSSVKKNKKDLQFEFSSLPSLAAEMMISGFPLELMDGDAAHVPVIWISAVLDELSQKLGDQSVFVLSVLGVQSSGKSTMLNAMFGLQFAVSAGRCTRGAFMQLVRVSDEMKTQMKIDYILVVDTEGLRALELAGRSTRHHDNELATFVEGLGNLTLINIFGENPSEMQDILQIVVQAFLRMKKVRLNPSCVFVHQNVSDITAGEKNMEGRRRLQEKLDEMTKLAAKEEVYDAECFSDVIRFDVQKDVKYFTQLWEGSPPMAPPNPNYCDNVQELKESIMAHASKSDGVTLKHIKDRVKDLWEALLNERFVFSFRNSLEISVYRKLETQYSKWSWSLRSAMMETENKLHNKIENETIHEVEESDLQRELKKTSEEVKKSMSEFFEKDNDKDTLIQWKISFEIKIKELQENIVRETKKKLNEFLKQQDLKKKIDAQRTQHENTLYEKSKELALKLKDNRNDEERLKKEFDLFWEQSVTKIITDTPPIGEINVMRDVRGILNDVYGSVPVDHWKSRDIFTVQSYSDYVQVKKNSVVNQVKGMLGYGPLSKEDEAQIRSLVTDVVQQTDRMIQSFNISKMGYNKSFIQQLIDYIKTRVTEHEDGRVNIYVFKNEFFMDLVCSVCKRANKMITDQHMLFRDANDPEIYVEKKREEYYSIFQKYCHGATSTAIYGEIICQKLKEPVEQSVYMETARGLADEIRSNCPSLNGNRSNLEKHILKTLAEEEDFDKYMNYILNPRDHFKSFIRDEVKRYITEKFSVSVLPKMKENTELLQQKIMKAAHESTEHVQVKQGDVGLWLKSFTEQLSDELIFSEKDLSGVKHDDVDDFKLLEDVMRKELTAIMSVLNLNLMAKTFPVKLHNKFRPDELLIDHFCQCCWVQCPFCGAICTNTIENHDEDHNVPFHRVDGLYGGYYYQTENLSADFCTTSVTTGKRFLVSDEWFPFNDYRRAGGVYAKWSITPDLSELPYWKWFVCRFQKDLETHYNKTFQGHGEIPEEWRKYRKEDAIQSLEHF, from the exons GTGTAAACACAGAGCAAAGAGAAGGATATGAAAGAGAGAAGGATGAGATGAAGAAGGTCTGCAAAGAAACAGATGATTCAGTTCAG AGGGATGGTGGAACAGTAGCAGCAGATCAACACCTACAGCCGGAAGAGAATGAAccagaaaaaataaagaatCTATTTCAGAGACTTCATCTTGAAGGCAGGAACCACAATAAACTTAGAGCTGCTGATGTTCTTCAGATAACTGAACATTCATTACAGTCCCATGAGTCTTGTGCTGAAGAGGAGCTGGTTCAAACTTTCCTACAAAAACTACTGATGATGGACTACAGAGCAagatacattaatgttaaagaTACCAATAAACAGGATCCGATACAACAAAGAGATACTGTCTCGTCTGAAGATGAGgatgatatttttgattatgTTTCCCCTTTGTCAAACAAAGGAACAAGCCAATCGGACCATATTCACCCGATGGATGTTCAGATGGCTGTGTTTCATTGTGCTGATGGTTTCCTGAAGCAGCTGATGGTCACTAAACTGTCCCAGTGTCAGTACGCTCTGCCTCTGCTTGTTCCTGATCCATTCACACAACAGATTGAGTTTCCTCTCTGGACATTCAGACAAATCCACAAGAGCTGGAAGATGAGAAACAATGACAATGAGATCATCAGTCAAACCCAGTCAGTCTACAAGGCACAAACTCCAATGGTGTTTTTCTTCAGGTTTGGCTCTGTGTCCTCATCCAAGTCTCAGCTGATGAACAGCCTGATCAATAAGAAACACGACACGTTCTTCCACAGGAACTGCCCAGGCAGCAGCAGAACCAGAGTCCTGATGGATGGAGTGGTGGAGATCGCCTGGTTCTGCCCCTCTGGGAAAAACACGGATAAATTCACAGACTGTGTTGCGTTCTGTAATCTACATGGTGATGCAGGAGACCATGAGAAACAGCTGCAGATCCTCACTGAAATGAGCTCAGTCAATGTTGTTCTTCTAACACGAATGGACAGGAATGACAGACATGCCACAAAGTTCCAAAACCTGTTCAAAATCAGAAAGCCACTCATTTGTCTTTTTACTGAGGATGAATCTACTGTAACTGAGATGAAGAAAGACAAATTCAACATAGGTTTGAAAGACAGAAATCAGTCAGATGTATCTGAAGAACTCAGAAGAACTATAAACGATTGTCTCTCAAAATCATCTTCCTCTTTCAGACTTGAAGATGTGTCCAAACAGTCAGGCATCAGAGTAGATGAAGAAGATGATGAAGACTGCAAGAGAGGAAGAGAAGCAGCAGAACAGATTAAGAGTTTACTGAAGAAGAAAGATCTGACGAAAATCAAAGACTCGTTTCTGCCTCATCAGGGGAAACTGTGGCATCAGTGGAGTCAGAAGAACAAAGAATTACATCGACCTCAAGGAGATGAGATAGTAAGGGAAATAAGTAGAATACAAACAGAGATGAAGAAAATCCGTGAACAGCAGCATGAATCTGACATCAGTGAGTTCATGAAGCTCTTTAATTATCAACTGTTCTcacaaactaaacataaaaatatgtttttcctCAAATGGCTCCAAGTCTTCTTGGATGAATACACCTCAACTGACCTTTCTGCTCTACATCATAAGTATGATGAAAAGTGGTCAACAGTTGTAGAACTGAAAAAAAACCTggctgaaaaacctgaaaaactCAAAGCTGAACAAGCAGAACTTGAGAGAATATCTGAGGAACTTGAAGCTGCAACCTTTGGTTTGGAGCACATCATGAGGGAGGTTGGTCAGATCTATGAATCATGTTCATCTGTGAAGAAGAACAAGAAAGACCTGCAATTTGAATTCTCTTCTCTCCCGAGTCTTGCAGCAGAGATGATGATCTCTGGATTTCCACTGGAGCTAATGGATGGAGATGCTGCTCATGTTCCTGTGATCTGGATCTCTGCTGTTCTTGATGAACTCAGCCAGAAATTGGGAGACCAGAGTGTCTTTGTGCTGTCAGTTTTAGGGGTTCAGAGCTCTGGGAAATCCACCATGCTGAATGCCATGTTTGGACTCCAGTTTGCTGTCAGTGCTGGCAGATGCACCAGAGGAGCCTTCATGCAGCTGGTCAGAGTGTCAGACGAGATGAAAACACAGATGAAGATCGACTATATTCTGGTTGTTGATACTGAAGGTCTTCGTGCTCTAGAATTGGCTGGAAGATCAACAAGACATCATGACAATGAACTGGCCACATTTGTTGAAGGACTTGGAAATCTAACCTTGATCAACATCTTTGGAGAAAACCCATCTGAGATGCAGGACATTCTTCAGATTGTTGTTCAGGCCTTCCTGAGGATGAAGAAGGTCAGACTGAATCCCAGCTGTGTTTTTGTGCATCAGAACGTTTCAGACATCACAGCTGGAGAGAAAAACATGGAGGGAAGGAGACGACTGCAGGAGAAACTGGATGAGATGACAAAACTCGCTGCTAAAGAGGAAGTCTATGATGCAGAATGTTTCAGTGATGTCATTAGATTTGATGTTCAGAAAGATGTGAAGTATTTCACTCAGCTCTGGGAGGGCAGCCCACCCATGGCTCCACCAAACCCAAACTACTGTGACAATGTTCAAGAACTGAAGGAATCTATTATGGCTCATGCCTCAAAATCAGATGGAGTGACACTGAAACATATAAAAGATCGTGTTAAAGATCTCTGGGAGGCTTTACTGAATGAACGATTTGTCTTCAGCTTCAGAAATTCTCTGGAGATTTCAGTTTACAGGAAACTGGAGACCCAATACAGCAAGTGGTCCTGGAGTCTTCGCAGTGCCATGATGGAAACTGAGAACAAACTACACAACAAAATAGAGAATGAAACAATTCATGAGGTTGAGGAATCTGATCTTCAAAGAGAACTGAAGAAGACAAGTGAAGAAGTGAAAAAATCAATGTCTGAATTCTTTGAGAAAGACAATGATAAAGATACACTGATTCAATGGAAAATATCATTTGAAATTAAAATCAAAGAGCTTCAGGAGAACATTGTGAGAGAAACAAAGAAGAAATTAAATgagtttcttaagcagcaagaCCTGAAGAAAAAGATTGATGCTCAGAGGACACAACATGAAAACACTCTCTATGAAAAGAGCAAAGAACTCGCCTTAAAACTCAAAGACAACAGAAATGATGAAGAAAGGCTGAAGAAAGAGTTTGATTTGTTCTGGGAACAGAGTGTGACGAAGATCATCACAGACACTCCTCCAATCGGAGAAATTAATGTAATGAGAGATGTGAGAGGGATCCTCAATGACGTCTATGGAAGTGTTCCTGTAGACCACTGGAAGAGCAGGGATATTTTCACTGTGCAAAGTTATTCAGATTATGTAcaggttaaaaaaaatagtgttgTAAATCAAGTTAAAGGGATGCTTGGTTATGGTCCTCTATCTAAAGAGGATGAAGCTCAAATAAGATCATTAGTCACAGATGTTGTtcagcagacagacagaatgattcAATCATTTAACATTTCAAAGATGGGCTACAACAAAAGCTTCATTCAACAACTCATAGATTACATCAAGACAAGAGTAACAGAACATGAGGATGGACGAGTGAATATATATGTATTCAAGAATGAATTCTTCATGGATTTGGTTTGTTCTGTCTGTAAGAGAGCAAACAAGATGATCACTGACCAACACATGCTGTTCAGAGACGCCAATGATCCTGAAATATATGTTGAGAAGAAGAGAGAAGAGTACTATAGTATTTTCCAGAAGTACTGTCATGGAGCAACATCAACTGCTATTTATGGGGAGATCATCTGCCAGAAACTGAAAGAGCCCGTTGAGCAGAGTGTCTACATGGAGACTGCCAGAGGTTTAGCAGATGAAATTAGATCAAACTGTCCATCACTGAATGGAAACAGATCAAATCTGGAGAAACACATCCTGAAGACACTGGCAGAAGAGGAGGATTTTGACAAATACATGAACTACATTCTTAACCCCAGAGATCACTTCAAGAGTTTCATCAGAGATGAAGTCAAGCGGTACATCACAGAGAAGttcagtgtcagtgttttaCCCAAGATGAAGGAGAACACAGAACTCCTGCAGCAGAAGATCATGAAAGCAGCACATGAATCCACTGAACATGTTCAAGTGAAGCAAGGAGATGTTGGTTTGTGGTTGAAGAGTTTCACAGAGCAGCTCTCAGATGAGCTGATCTTCTCTGAAAAAGACCTCAGTGGTGTCAAACATGATGATGTTGATGATTTCAAACTCCTAGAAGATGTGATGAGAAAAGAGCTTACTGCTATAATGTCTGTTTTGAATCTAAATCTGATGGCAAAGACATTTCCAGTAAAGCTGCACAATAAGTTCAGGCCAGATGAACTTCTGATTGATCACTTCTGTCAGTGCTGTTGGGTTCAGTGTCCATTCTGTGGAGCCATCTGCACTAACACCATAGAAAACCATGATGAAGATCACAATGTTCCTTTCCACAGAGTGGATGGACTCTATGGAGGGTATTACTATCAAACAGAGAATCTCAGTGCAGATTTTTGTACAACTTCAGTGACAACTGGTAAACGTTTTCTTGTGTCAGATGAGTGGTTTCCATTCAATGATTACAGAAGAGCAGGAGGAGTTTATGCTAAGTGGAGCATCACCCCTGACCTCTCTGAGCTGCCCTACTGGAAGTGGTTTGTGTGCAGATTCCAGAAAGATCTGGAAACACATTATAATAAAACATTCCAGGGTCATGGTGAGATTCCAGAGGAATGGAGAAAGTACAGAAAAGAAGATGCTATTCAGAGTCTGGAACACTTTTAA
- the LOC137005455 gene encoding interferon-induced very large GTPase 1-like isoform X2 produces the protein MKKVCKETDDSVQRDGGTVAADQHLQPEENEPEKIKNLFQRLHLEGRNHNKLRAADVLQITEHSLQSHESCAEEELVQTFLQKLLMMDYRARYINVKDTNKQDPIQQRDTVSSEDEDDIFDYVSPLSNKGTSQSDHIHPMDVQMAVFHCADGFLKQLMVTKLSQCQYALPLLVPDPFTQQIEFPLWTFRQIHKSWKMRNNDNEIISQTQSVYKAQTPMVFFFRFGSVSSSKSQLMNSLINKKHDTFFHRNCPGSSRTRVLMDGVVEIAWFCPSGKNTDKFTDCVAFCNLHGDAGDHEKQLQILTEMSSVNVVLLTRMDRNDRHATKFQNLFKIRKPLICLFTEDESTVTEMKKDKFNIGLKDRNQSDVSEELRRTINDCLSKSSSSFRLEDVSKQSGIRVDEEDDEDCKRGREAAEQIKSLLKKKDLTKIKDSFLPHQGKLWHQWSQKNKELHRPQGDEIVREISRIQTEMKKIREQQHESDISEFMKLFNYQLFSQTKHKNMFFLKWLQVFLDEYTSTDLSALHHKYDEKWSTVVELKKNLAEKPEKLKAEQAELERISEELEAATFGLEHIMREVGQIYESCSSVKKNKKDLQFEFSSLPSLAAEMMISGFPLELMDGDAAHVPVIWISAVLDELSQKLGDQSVFVLSVLGVQSSGKSTMLNAMFGLQFAVSAGRCTRGAFMQLVRVSDEMKTQMKIDYILVVDTEGLRALELAGRSTRHHDNELATFVEGLGNLTLINIFGENPSEMQDILQIVVQAFLRMKKVRLNPSCVFVHQNVSDITAGEKNMEGRRRLQEKLDEMTKLAAKEEVYDAECFSDVIRFDVQKDVKYFTQLWEGSPPMAPPNPNYCDNVQELKESIMAHASKSDGVTLKHIKDRVKDLWEALLNERFVFSFRNSLEISVYRKLETQYSKWSWSLRSAMMETENKLHNKIENETIHEVEESDLQRELKKTSEEVKKSMSEFFEKDNDKDTLIQWKISFEIKIKELQENIVRETKKKLNEFLKQQDLKKKIDAQRTQHENTLYEKSKELALKLKDNRNDEERLKKEFDLFWEQSVTKIITDTPPIGEINVMRDVRGILNDVYGSVPVDHWKSRDIFTVQSYSDYVQVKKNSVVNQVKGMLGYGPLSKEDEAQIRSLVTDVVQQTDRMIQSFNISKMGYNKSFIQQLIDYIKTRVTEHEDGRVNIYVFKNEFFMDLVCSVCKRANKMITDQHMLFRDANDPEIYVEKKREEYYSIFQKYCHGATSTAIYGEIICQKLKEPVEQSVYMETARGLADEIRSNCPSLNGNRSNLEKHILKTLAEEEDFDKYMNYILNPRDHFKSFIRDEVKRYITEKFSVSVLPKMKENTELLQQKIMKAAHESTEHVQVKQGDVGLWLKSFTEQLSDELIFSEKDLSGVKHDDVDDFKLLEDVMRKELTAIMSVLNLNLMAKTFPVKLHNKFRPDELLIDHFCQCCWVQCPFCGAICTNTIENHDEDHNVPFHRVDGLYGGYYYQTENLSADFCTTSVTTGKRFLVSDEWFPFNDYRRAGGVYAKWSITPDLSELPYWKWFVCRFQKDLETHYNKTFQGHGEIPEEWRKYRKEDAIQSLEHF, from the exons ATGAAGAAGGTCTGCAAAGAAACAGATGATTCAGTTCAG AGGGATGGTGGAACAGTAGCAGCAGATCAACACCTACAGCCGGAAGAGAATGAAccagaaaaaataaagaatCTATTTCAGAGACTTCATCTTGAAGGCAGGAACCACAATAAACTTAGAGCTGCTGATGTTCTTCAGATAACTGAACATTCATTACAGTCCCATGAGTCTTGTGCTGAAGAGGAGCTGGTTCAAACTTTCCTACAAAAACTACTGATGATGGACTACAGAGCAagatacattaatgttaaagaTACCAATAAACAGGATCCGATACAACAAAGAGATACTGTCTCGTCTGAAGATGAGgatgatatttttgattatgTTTCCCCTTTGTCAAACAAAGGAACAAGCCAATCGGACCATATTCACCCGATGGATGTTCAGATGGCTGTGTTTCATTGTGCTGATGGTTTCCTGAAGCAGCTGATGGTCACTAAACTGTCCCAGTGTCAGTACGCTCTGCCTCTGCTTGTTCCTGATCCATTCACACAACAGATTGAGTTTCCTCTCTGGACATTCAGACAAATCCACAAGAGCTGGAAGATGAGAAACAATGACAATGAGATCATCAGTCAAACCCAGTCAGTCTACAAGGCACAAACTCCAATGGTGTTTTTCTTCAGGTTTGGCTCTGTGTCCTCATCCAAGTCTCAGCTGATGAACAGCCTGATCAATAAGAAACACGACACGTTCTTCCACAGGAACTGCCCAGGCAGCAGCAGAACCAGAGTCCTGATGGATGGAGTGGTGGAGATCGCCTGGTTCTGCCCCTCTGGGAAAAACACGGATAAATTCACAGACTGTGTTGCGTTCTGTAATCTACATGGTGATGCAGGAGACCATGAGAAACAGCTGCAGATCCTCACTGAAATGAGCTCAGTCAATGTTGTTCTTCTAACACGAATGGACAGGAATGACAGACATGCCACAAAGTTCCAAAACCTGTTCAAAATCAGAAAGCCACTCATTTGTCTTTTTACTGAGGATGAATCTACTGTAACTGAGATGAAGAAAGACAAATTCAACATAGGTTTGAAAGACAGAAATCAGTCAGATGTATCTGAAGAACTCAGAAGAACTATAAACGATTGTCTCTCAAAATCATCTTCCTCTTTCAGACTTGAAGATGTGTCCAAACAGTCAGGCATCAGAGTAGATGAAGAAGATGATGAAGACTGCAAGAGAGGAAGAGAAGCAGCAGAACAGATTAAGAGTTTACTGAAGAAGAAAGATCTGACGAAAATCAAAGACTCGTTTCTGCCTCATCAGGGGAAACTGTGGCATCAGTGGAGTCAGAAGAACAAAGAATTACATCGACCTCAAGGAGATGAGATAGTAAGGGAAATAAGTAGAATACAAACAGAGATGAAGAAAATCCGTGAACAGCAGCATGAATCTGACATCAGTGAGTTCATGAAGCTCTTTAATTATCAACTGTTCTcacaaactaaacataaaaatatgtttttcctCAAATGGCTCCAAGTCTTCTTGGATGAATACACCTCAACTGACCTTTCTGCTCTACATCATAAGTATGATGAAAAGTGGTCAACAGTTGTAGAACTGAAAAAAAACCTggctgaaaaacctgaaaaactCAAAGCTGAACAAGCAGAACTTGAGAGAATATCTGAGGAACTTGAAGCTGCAACCTTTGGTTTGGAGCACATCATGAGGGAGGTTGGTCAGATCTATGAATCATGTTCATCTGTGAAGAAGAACAAGAAAGACCTGCAATTTGAATTCTCTTCTCTCCCGAGTCTTGCAGCAGAGATGATGATCTCTGGATTTCCACTGGAGCTAATGGATGGAGATGCTGCTCATGTTCCTGTGATCTGGATCTCTGCTGTTCTTGATGAACTCAGCCAGAAATTGGGAGACCAGAGTGTCTTTGTGCTGTCAGTTTTAGGGGTTCAGAGCTCTGGGAAATCCACCATGCTGAATGCCATGTTTGGACTCCAGTTTGCTGTCAGTGCTGGCAGATGCACCAGAGGAGCCTTCATGCAGCTGGTCAGAGTGTCAGACGAGATGAAAACACAGATGAAGATCGACTATATTCTGGTTGTTGATACTGAAGGTCTTCGTGCTCTAGAATTGGCTGGAAGATCAACAAGACATCATGACAATGAACTGGCCACATTTGTTGAAGGACTTGGAAATCTAACCTTGATCAACATCTTTGGAGAAAACCCATCTGAGATGCAGGACATTCTTCAGATTGTTGTTCAGGCCTTCCTGAGGATGAAGAAGGTCAGACTGAATCCCAGCTGTGTTTTTGTGCATCAGAACGTTTCAGACATCACAGCTGGAGAGAAAAACATGGAGGGAAGGAGACGACTGCAGGAGAAACTGGATGAGATGACAAAACTCGCTGCTAAAGAGGAAGTCTATGATGCAGAATGTTTCAGTGATGTCATTAGATTTGATGTTCAGAAAGATGTGAAGTATTTCACTCAGCTCTGGGAGGGCAGCCCACCCATGGCTCCACCAAACCCAAACTACTGTGACAATGTTCAAGAACTGAAGGAATCTATTATGGCTCATGCCTCAAAATCAGATGGAGTGACACTGAAACATATAAAAGATCGTGTTAAAGATCTCTGGGAGGCTTTACTGAATGAACGATTTGTCTTCAGCTTCAGAAATTCTCTGGAGATTTCAGTTTACAGGAAACTGGAGACCCAATACAGCAAGTGGTCCTGGAGTCTTCGCAGTGCCATGATGGAAACTGAGAACAAACTACACAACAAAATAGAGAATGAAACAATTCATGAGGTTGAGGAATCTGATCTTCAAAGAGAACTGAAGAAGACAAGTGAAGAAGTGAAAAAATCAATGTCTGAATTCTTTGAGAAAGACAATGATAAAGATACACTGATTCAATGGAAAATATCATTTGAAATTAAAATCAAAGAGCTTCAGGAGAACATTGTGAGAGAAACAAAGAAGAAATTAAATgagtttcttaagcagcaagaCCTGAAGAAAAAGATTGATGCTCAGAGGACACAACATGAAAACACTCTCTATGAAAAGAGCAAAGAACTCGCCTTAAAACTCAAAGACAACAGAAATGATGAAGAAAGGCTGAAGAAAGAGTTTGATTTGTTCTGGGAACAGAGTGTGACGAAGATCATCACAGACACTCCTCCAATCGGAGAAATTAATGTAATGAGAGATGTGAGAGGGATCCTCAATGACGTCTATGGAAGTGTTCCTGTAGACCACTGGAAGAGCAGGGATATTTTCACTGTGCAAAGTTATTCAGATTATGTAcaggttaaaaaaaatagtgttgTAAATCAAGTTAAAGGGATGCTTGGTTATGGTCCTCTATCTAAAGAGGATGAAGCTCAAATAAGATCATTAGTCACAGATGTTGTtcagcagacagacagaatgattcAATCATTTAACATTTCAAAGATGGGCTACAACAAAAGCTTCATTCAACAACTCATAGATTACATCAAGACAAGAGTAACAGAACATGAGGATGGACGAGTGAATATATATGTATTCAAGAATGAATTCTTCATGGATTTGGTTTGTTCTGTCTGTAAGAGAGCAAACAAGATGATCACTGACCAACACATGCTGTTCAGAGACGCCAATGATCCTGAAATATATGTTGAGAAGAAGAGAGAAGAGTACTATAGTATTTTCCAGAAGTACTGTCATGGAGCAACATCAACTGCTATTTATGGGGAGATCATCTGCCAGAAACTGAAAGAGCCCGTTGAGCAGAGTGTCTACATGGAGACTGCCAGAGGTTTAGCAGATGAAATTAGATCAAACTGTCCATCACTGAATGGAAACAGATCAAATCTGGAGAAACACATCCTGAAGACACTGGCAGAAGAGGAGGATTTTGACAAATACATGAACTACATTCTTAACCCCAGAGATCACTTCAAGAGTTTCATCAGAGATGAAGTCAAGCGGTACATCACAGAGAAGttcagtgtcagtgttttaCCCAAGATGAAGGAGAACACAGAACTCCTGCAGCAGAAGATCATGAAAGCAGCACATGAATCCACTGAACATGTTCAAGTGAAGCAAGGAGATGTTGGTTTGTGGTTGAAGAGTTTCACAGAGCAGCTCTCAGATGAGCTGATCTTCTCTGAAAAAGACCTCAGTGGTGTCAAACATGATGATGTTGATGATTTCAAACTCCTAGAAGATGTGATGAGAAAAGAGCTTACTGCTATAATGTCTGTTTTGAATCTAAATCTGATGGCAAAGACATTTCCAGTAAAGCTGCACAATAAGTTCAGGCCAGATGAACTTCTGATTGATCACTTCTGTCAGTGCTGTTGGGTTCAGTGTCCATTCTGTGGAGCCATCTGCACTAACACCATAGAAAACCATGATGAAGATCACAATGTTCCTTTCCACAGAGTGGATGGACTCTATGGAGGGTATTACTATCAAACAGAGAATCTCAGTGCAGATTTTTGTACAACTTCAGTGACAACTGGTAAACGTTTTCTTGTGTCAGATGAGTGGTTTCCATTCAATGATTACAGAAGAGCAGGAGGAGTTTATGCTAAGTGGAGCATCACCCCTGACCTCTCTGAGCTGCCCTACTGGAAGTGGTTTGTGTGCAGATTCCAGAAAGATCTGGAAACACATTATAATAAAACATTCCAGGGTCATGGTGAGATTCCAGAGGAATGGAGAAAGTACAGAAAAGAAGATGCTATTCAGAGTCTGGAACACTTTTAA
- the srprb gene encoding signal recognition particle receptor subunit beta: protein MDEKIHLDLEDFSSEPFLETFIKEIQKEEAVFLIGIFVALLLVILTVVFFGNFWGSSKARNAVLLLGLCDSGKTLLFSRLLLGKFVRTQTSITESSATYKSKSDRGSSWTVIDVPGHESLRVQIVEKYKAVARAVVFVVDSSVFQKDVRDVAEFLYSILTDSIVAKNAPTLMVACNKQDVSMAKSAKLIQQQLEKELNTLRLTRSAALSAQDGPVGGSVYLGKRGKDFEFSQLPGRVEFIECSARGSKGEDGDADIDALEKSLARL, encoded by the exons ATGGACGAGAAGATTCATCTAGATTTAGAGGATTTCTCCTCGGAGCCGTTTCTGGAGACTTTCATTAAGGAGATCCAGAAGGAAGAGGCGGTTTTCCTCATCGGGATATTTGTGGCTTTATTGCTCGTGATTCTCACTGTCG TTTTCTTTGGGAATTTTTGGGGCTCCAGTAAGGCGAGGAATGCCGTGCTGCTGCTGGGACTGTGTGACTCCGGGAAAACTCTCCTGTTCTCTCGA TTGTTACTAGGGAAGTTTGTCAGAACTCAGACGTCCATCACGGAGAGCAGCGCCACATACAAGAGCAAGAGTGACCGA GGCAGCAGTTGGACTGTAATTGATGTTCCTGGTCATGAAAGTTTAAGAGTTCAGATTGTGGAGAAGTACAAGGCCGTGGCTCG AGCCGTAGTGTTTGTGGTGGACAGCAGCGTCTTCCAGAAGGACGTCAGAGATGTGGCCGAGTTTCTCTACTCCATCCTCACGGACAGCATCGTGGCTAAAAACGCCCCAACGCTCATGGTCGCCTGCAACAAACAAG ATGTCTCTATGGCAAAATCAGCCAAATTAATTCAGCAGCAGTTGGAGAAGGAGTT GAACACTCTGAGATTGACCCGATCCGCGGCGCTCTCCGCTCAGGACGGGCCCGTCGGGGGCTCGGTGTATCTAGGTAAGAGAGGCAAAGACTTCGAGTTCTCCCAGCTGCCGGGTCGCGTGGAGTTCATCGAGTGCAGTGCCCGAGGAAGCAAAGGTGAAGATGGAGACGCTGACATCGACGCTCTGGAGAAGAGCCTGGCCAGACTCTGA